In Verrucomicrobiales bacterium, the genomic stretch CGGCACTCGAGGGTCTCGATGCCCACGGCCGGTCCGCCTCGATCCGCATTCAGCGGGCCCTCAATAAGTCATTGAAAACCCGATGAGCTCTTTCCGTCCTCTCATTCGGCCCCTGGTCCAGAAGCTCCACCCTTATGTCCCGGGCGAGCAGCCGAAGATCAAGGGTTTGATCAAACTCAACACCAACGAGAATCCTTATCCCCCTGCCCCGGGTGTTCTCAAAGCGGTCCGGCAGGCGGTGGATGGGCGGTTGCGGTTGTATCCCAATCCTACATCCCAAGCGCTGCGGGATCGGCTGGCGGCTCTGCATGGCTGTCAGCCCCAAAACATCATTGTGGGCAATGGATCGGACGAGCTGTTGGCCCTCGCGGTTCGCACGTTCGTCGAGCCTGCTGCCGGACCCCGGCGGCGGTCCTCCTCGACCGTCCAGTTTTTCCATCCCAGCTATTCGCTGTATCCCGTGTTGGCAGATTCGCACGGGGCCACGTGCCATCCCGTTCCCTTAGGCCCAGGGTTCGCCTTGCCCAGCCCGGGGGCCTTGAAGAAGGGGCGGCTGTGGGATTTCAAGGCTGCGCTGACATTGGTGACCACTCCGAATGCACCAAGTGGCAACGGCTTTGCAACGAAGGACCTCGCGTCGCTGTGTCGGGCGCAGCGAGGTGTGGTCATCCTCGATGAAGCCTACGTTGATTTTGCCCGCGAGAACGCGGCTTCGTTGGCTTTGAAGCACCCGCATGTTTTGGTCGCACGGACCTTCTCGAAGGCGTATTCCCTCTGCTTTCAGCGGGTGGGCTATTTTATAGGATCGGCGGAGTTGATCGATGCGCTGGACCGCATGCGCGACAGTTACAACGTGAATGGCCTGGGGCAGATCGCAGCGCTTTCTACCTTGGATTTTCTCCCGTATTATCGCGCGCGGTTTCGACAAATCATCGCCACCCGGGATCGGCTGGGAAAGGCGCTCACGGAGCTTGGTTTCCGGGTGTTGCCGAGCCAGACGAACTTCATTCTGGTCGAGCCGCCACGTTATCCTGCGTCTGAGTGGTTGGAGCGGCTGAGGCAGAGCAAAGTCCTCGTTCGCTGGTTCAGCCATCCGGACGTGCGATCCTACCTGCGAATCACCATCGGAACCGATGCTGAGATCGATACTCTGCTCCGAGCCGTTCGGAAGAATCTGCGCTAGCAGGCCGTCAGACTCAGGATGTCGTTTTACAGGGTGCCCGGCAGGGCTGTGCCGCCTCGCGCGAAGGAACAAGGCGCTATGGACTGCGGAGACATGTCTCCGCTTTTCCTGCGCGTGGCGGAGTGCCTGCTGGTGTGCCTCTCGTAAAAGACTGCGTTGGAGGTGCTAAACCGGGGCGAAGGAAAAGCGGTGTCGTGCCCTAAGCATTACCCACAAGTTCTTCGACCAAATGTTAGAATCCCAAAGGGATTCCGGCTCAAAGCCCAGGGTTGGCGCGACGAAGGAGCGCCTACCCTGGGTTAGTCGTGGTTTTCTCACAACCCCATCGCGGGTTGCGCTTGGGATCACCTGAAGCCCCACAGGGTTCGCAACCCACGATGGGGTTGTGGATTCTATGGCGTT encodes the following:
- the hisC gene encoding histidinol-phosphate transaminase, which produces MSSFRPLIRPLVQKLHPYVPGEQPKIKGLIKLNTNENPYPPAPGVLKAVRQAVDGRLRLYPNPTSQALRDRLAALHGCQPQNIIVGNGSDELLALAVRTFVEPAAGPRRRSSSTVQFFHPSYSLYPVLADSHGATCHPVPLGPGFALPSPGALKKGRLWDFKAALTLVTTPNAPSGNGFATKDLASLCRAQRGVVILDEAYVDFARENAASLALKHPHVLVARTFSKAYSLCFQRVGYFIGSAELIDALDRMRDSYNVNGLGQIAALSTLDFLPYYRARFRQIIATRDRLGKALTELGFRVLPSQTNFILVEPPRYPASEWLERLRQSKVLVRWFSHPDVRSYLRITIGTDAEIDTLLRAVRKNLR